One window from the genome of Manis pentadactyla isolate mManPen7 chromosome 15, mManPen7.hap1, whole genome shotgun sequence encodes:
- the ZNF576 gene encoding zinc finger protein 576 isoform X1 has protein sequence MDDLQPEETIEQQDSSKERSVQSPGGDICHLGSPQCTRCLITFADSKFQERHMKREHPADFVAQKLQGALFICFTCARSFPSSKALIAHQRSHGPAARPSPPVAPTTAQTTTFPCPDCGKTFGQAASLRRHRQAHEAQTPPGPFACTECGQDFAQEAGLHQHYIRHARGEL, from the exons ATGGACGACCTACAGCCTGAAGAGACCATAGAGCAGCAGGATTCGTCCAAGGAGAGGAGTGTGCAAAGTCCGGGAGGCGACATCT GCCACCTGGGGTCCCCACAGTGCACCCGCTGCCTCATCACCTTCGCCGATTCCAAGTTCCAGGAGCGTCACATGAAGCGGGAGCACCCAGCGGACTTCGTGGCCCAGAAGCTACAGGGGGCCCTCTTCATCTGCTTCACCTGCGCTCGCTCCTTTCCCTCCTCCAAGGCCCTGATTGCCCACCAGCGCAGCCATGGTCCGGCCGCCAGACCTTCCCCACCAGTTGCACCCACCACTGCCCAGACCACCACCTTCCCCTGTCCTGACTGTGGCAAGACCTTTGGGCAGGCTGCTTCTCTGAGGCGGCACCGCCAGGCACATGAGGCCCAAACCCCTCCTGGCCCCTTCGCCTGCACTGAGTGTGGTCAGGACTTTGCCCAGGAAGCTGGGCTGCATCAACATTACATCAGGCATGCACGGGGGGAGCTCTGA
- the ZNF576 gene encoding zinc finger protein 576 isoform X3 — protein sequence MDDLQPEETIEQQDSSKERSVQSPGGDICEYCWPEFQERHMKREHPADFVAQKLQGALFICFTCARSFPSSKALIAHQRSHGPAARPSPPVAPTTAQTTTFPCPDCGKTFGQAASLRRHRQAHEAQTPPGPFACTECGQDFAQEAGLHQHYIRHARGEL from the exons ATGGACGACCTACAGCCTGAAGAGACCATAGAGCAGCAGGATTCGTCCAAGGAGAGGAGTGTGCAAAGTCCGGGAGGCGACATCTGTGAGTACTGCTGGCCAGAA TTCCAGGAGCGTCACATGAAGCGGGAGCACCCAGCGGACTTCGTGGCCCAGAAGCTACAGGGGGCCCTCTTCATCTGCTTCACCTGCGCTCGCTCCTTTCCCTCCTCCAAGGCCCTGATTGCCCACCAGCGCAGCCATGGTCCGGCCGCCAGACCTTCCCCACCAGTTGCACCCACCACTGCCCAGACCACCACCTTCCCCTGTCCTGACTGTGGCAAGACCTTTGGGCAGGCTGCTTCTCTGAGGCGGCACCGCCAGGCACATGAGGCCCAAACCCCTCCTGGCCCCTTCGCCTGCACTGAGTGTGGTCAGGACTTTGCCCAGGAAGCTGGGCTGCATCAACATTACATCAGGCATGCACGGGGGGAGCTCTGA
- the ZNF576 gene encoding zinc finger protein 576 isoform X2 yields the protein MDDLQPEETIEQQDSSKERSVQSPGGDICEYCWPECTRCLITFADSKFQERHMKREHPADFVAQKLQGALFICFTCARSFPSSKALIAHQRSHGPAARPSPPVAPTTAQTTTFPCPDCGKTFGQAASLRRHRQAHEAQTPPGPFACTECGQDFAQEAGLHQHYIRHARGEL from the exons ATGGACGACCTACAGCCTGAAGAGACCATAGAGCAGCAGGATTCGTCCAAGGAGAGGAGTGTGCAAAGTCCGGGAGGCGACATCTGTGAGTACTGCTGGCCAGAA TGCACCCGCTGCCTCATCACCTTCGCCGATTCCAAGTTCCAGGAGCGTCACATGAAGCGGGAGCACCCAGCGGACTTCGTGGCCCAGAAGCTACAGGGGGCCCTCTTCATCTGCTTCACCTGCGCTCGCTCCTTTCCCTCCTCCAAGGCCCTGATTGCCCACCAGCGCAGCCATGGTCCGGCCGCCAGACCTTCCCCACCAGTTGCACCCACCACTGCCCAGACCACCACCTTCCCCTGTCCTGACTGTGGCAAGACCTTTGGGCAGGCTGCTTCTCTGAGGCGGCACCGCCAGGCACATGAGGCCCAAACCCCTCCTGGCCCCTTCGCCTGCACTGAGTGTGGTCAGGACTTTGCCCAGGAAGCTGGGCTGCATCAACATTACATCAGGCATGCACGGGGGGAGCTCTGA